Proteins found in one Acidobacteriota bacterium genomic segment:
- a CDS encoding antitermination protein NusG, producing MSIIPLSAHAESEVVSQWFAVYTTSRHEKAIAEHFALRKIESFLPLYRTQRLWKNGCRMDLQLPLFPSYIFVRIRSLERVRVLEVPGVLSLVSAAGKPVPLPEPEIEALRSSLPLVKCEPHPYLVIGDRVRIKSGSLEGMEGVLLRKKGFLRVVLSLDLIMKSLAVEVDADNVEPVPTFARHKLA from the coding sequence ATGTCAATCATTCCCCTGTCCGCCCATGCAGAATCAGAGGTTGTTTCCCAATGGTTTGCGGTTTATACGACTTCACGCCACGAAAAAGCCATCGCTGAGCACTTCGCGCTGAGGAAGATCGAGTCCTTCCTGCCTCTCTATCGCACTCAGCGCCTCTGGAAGAACGGCTGCAGGATGGACCTGCAACTGCCGCTTTTTCCCAGCTACATCTTTGTTCGGATACGTTCCCTTGAGCGAGTGCGCGTGCTTGAGGTACCCGGAGTGCTCTCTCTGGTCAGCGCTGCGGGAAAGCCAGTGCCGCTGCCCGAGCCAGAGATTGAAGCACTCCGTTCCTCTCTCCCGTTGGTAAAGTGCGAACCGCATCCCTACCTCGTGATCGGTGATCGAGTTCGCATCAAGAGTGGGTCGCTAGAAGGCATGGAGGGCGTGCTACTGCGAAAAAAAGGATTCCTCCGCGTTGTTCTTTCTCTTGACCTGATTATGAAAAGTCTTGCCGTCGAAGTTGACGCTGACAATGTCGAACCTGTTCCCACGTTTGCCCGCCACAAGCTGGCCTGA